The genomic DNA CAAGGTGGATACTATTAAAATTATACAAATAGGGTTAGGCCCCCTTGGCCAAAAAATTACAAAATACATTCTGAAAAGAAGAGGACTTGAAATTGCAGGAGCAGTAGACTCTGCACCTGATAAGGTAGGCAAGGATTTAGGAGAGATCTGTTCTATCGACAAACTGGGTATACAGATTTCCAAGTCACTGGATATTGCAATGGGGAACTCCAAGCCTGATGTTGCCTTATTGACCACGGTCTCAGATATGGAAAGAATTACCCCGCAGATTGAAGAAATCCTCTCATACAGAATCCCCGTTGTTTCTACCTGTGAAGAATTATCATTCCCGTGGGAGACTTCTCCAGAACTGGCAAAAAGAATTGATGAAGCAGCAAAGTCCCACAATGTTTCAGTTCTTGGGACGGGCGTAAACCCTGGATTTCTTATGGATTTTCTGCCGATTGCAATGACAGGAGTTTGCCAGGATGTTAAAAGCATAAAGGTTTCAAGAATACAGGATGCTTCCTTTAGAAGAATTCCGTTTCAGAAAAAGATAGGTGCCGGGCTTACTTTGGAAGAATTTGAGGAGAAAAGGAAGTCTGGTACTCTGCGCCATGTCGGGCTTACGGAATCAATGCATATGATTGCAAGCAAAATGGGATGGAAACTCTCTAGAACAGAAGATATTCTTACACCTGTAGTCGCAGAACATGATATAAAAACAGATGTCATGAAGATATCCGAGGGTATGGCCCGAGGAGTCCAGCAGATTGGCAAGGGTTATGTTAACGGAGAACAGCTAATCACGCTTGAGTTCAGGGCAGCTATTGGCGAAAAAAACTCGCATGATACAATCCAGATAAAAGGAACTCCAGATATAAACTCAACAATAGAAGGAGGCGTTAACGGAGATATAGCCACATGTGCTGTAACTATAAATGCTATAAAATCAATTCTTAATACAGCCCCTGGTCTCAGAACAATGGCAGATGTGCCGGTGGTTTCTTTTTTTGACAGCTTGGAAGGGATTTCTTAATTATGATATGTTTGACTGGTGATATCCATCACGGCTCATTAAACACAAACGAGCAGAAATATATAGAAATTACGGATGACTCGGAAGTTAAGATATCCTGCAGATATCTTAAACTTCTGGAGAAATACGGAATAAAGGCAACCTTTTATGTAACAGGAAAAACGCTTGATGAAGAGTGGGAAGATTTTAAGCCGATAGCAGATTCAGAGCTAGTGGAAATTGGCGGTCATACTTATGGGGGATTGCCTATCAGTAATCTTTACAGAGCATGGTGTAAAATTACAGGAAAAGCACCTGTATCGCACAGTTATACACATGGTTCCTGCCTGCAGCAGAAAAAAGATATACAGAAGATGATAGATGTGGTGAAGACCAAGGCGGGCAAGAATATCGTGTCATGGCGCAGTCACGGTCTGGTTTTTGATGAAAACACCTATCCTTTGCTAGCGGAGATGGGAGTTCAAATGATTTCCGATGATCCGAGCTGGAACAAAATCTACGCTGAAAAGACGAAAGAGGGGCTGATTTCTCATCCTATGAATGTCATCATGGATCATGATCATATCTATCATGCTCATAGGACAAAGGAGTATGTTGATAATATGAAGGAAAACTGGCCCTGGCCTGATGACTCAACAGCTGACTCGTATACAATCGAAGAGTGGGGCAGGATGGTTGAGAAGCAGGTTCTTGATATTGAGAAAAAAGGAGGCATTGCAACAGTCCTCATGCATCCTATTTGTATGTATACCTCTGATAACTTCAAAACAGCTGAGAAACTTTTTAAGATTTTTTCCAAATATAAGACCATATGGGCTCGTGAAATTCCCGAGTATCTAAAATGACATCAAGAGAAAGAGTAAAAAAAGTATTGAATTTTGAGGTGCCTGACAGGCCTGCTATTGATCTTGGGTCAACAAGAATGACAGGTATTTCCGCATGGATATACAGAGAGCTAAAGAGACGACTAGGAATAAAATCTGATGAAGTTAAAGTATTTGATTTAAGCCAGATGCTTGCAGAAGTTGAGTTACAAGTTCTTGATAGATTAAGGTGCGATTTTGTTATGTTGCCAATGCAGAGCCTAAAATTTGAATTAAAATATGGTGATTGGAAAGATTACACATTCTGGGATGGACAAACATTTAAAGTTCCAAGTGAATTTAACCCAAGGGTTACAGAAGAGGGTACTTTACTTATAGGAGATACTCCCAATTGGAAAAAAGAAACTCGCCGTATGCCCAAAGGATGCAGGTATCTTGATAGAATAGAATATCCTGACATTAAGACAGTAGATTTTGACATATCTCATATAGACAAAAAGGACTGGGTGTTTTCAAAACCTCTTTCAGGCGAATTTTTAAAAACAGAAGAAAATAATGCTAAAATATTAAAACAATCAACTGATAAGGCTATTGTGTCTTCAGGGGGAATATCGGGAGCATGGGGAATGCCAGCAGGATATGGAGGAGTTATAGGATGGGGAATAAAGATGGCTCTTGACCCAAATCATGCAAAAGAATATATGATGGCAGAAGCAGAAGCATTGTCCAAGCGTATAAAGTTATATTTAGAAGCAGTAGGTAATTATATTGATATTATAGTTGTAAGTGGTACTGATTTCGGAGCACAAAAAAAGGAACAATTTAATCCTGAATTATTTAAAGAATTCTTCGTGCCTGCATGGAAAATAGTAACAGATACAATACATAAATTTGATGATATAAAAATATTTATTCATTCATGCGGATGTGTGAAGGATCTCATCCCCTACTTTATTGATGCAGGTGTTGATATTTATAACCCGGTTCAGTGGTCTGCGGATAATATGGATCGAGAGGAGCTTAAAAAAGAGTTTGGGAACAAGATAGTATTCTGGGGCGGAGCAGTCAATACGCAAAAAACATTTCCTTTTGGTACACCTGATGAAGTGAGAAAAGAAGTGAGAGAAACTATTAATATACTCGGCAGAGATGGAGGCTATGTGGTAAATCCAGTACATAACATACAGGCAGATGTACCAGTTGAAAATATAATTGCATTGTATGAGACTGCAAAGAATTATAGATATGGTTAATAAATAGGAGATGAATTATTATGAATTCTGACAAGATTGAAGATTATAAAAAACTGGCTACTCAAATCAGAGTTGATGTTCTTAAGATGATCTATAAGGCAAAAAGCGCTCATATAGGCGCTTCTTTCTCAATGGCAGACATACTTGCAGTACTCTACGGAGGCATCATGAAGGTAAACCCATCCGATCCCAAATGGGAAGATCGTGATAGATATATCCAGAGCAAGGGACATGCAGCAGCAGGTCTTTATGCAGTGCTTGCAGAAAAAGGGTTTTTCCCAAGGGATTGGCTGGAAACCTATTATCAGGATGGAGGACATCTTATGGGGCATGTATGGCACAAAGTCCCTGGAGTAGATGTATCCAGTGGTGCTTTAGGTCATGGACTTTCCATGGCATGCGGAATGGCGATTAATGGAAAATATAAGAAGAAACAATATCGGGTTTTTGTTATGCTCAGTGACGGAGAATGTGATGAAGGTTCGGTATGGGAAGCAATTATGTTTGCTCCGCAGCATAAACTTGATAATCTTGTTGCTATAGTTGATTATAACAAACTTCAGGCGCTTGGCACAGTGAAGGATGTTCTTGATTTAGCTCCTCTTGCAGACAAATGGAGAGCGTTCAACTGGTCAGTAAAAGAAGTGGACGGACATAATTATAAAGAAATTGATGACGCATTATCAAGTGCTCCTTTTGAACAGGGAAAGCCAAGCTGCATTATAGCTAATACAGTAAAAGGAAAGGGTGTAAGTTATATGGAAAATAAAGTAGAGTGGCATTATAAAAGTCCGGATGAAGAGCAGTTAAAACAAGCTTTTTCAGAATTGGGGGTGACGGAATGAGACCTGCATTTAATAAAACACTTGTTGAATTAGCAAGAGAGGATGAACGCATATTTCTGGTACTGGCAGATATTGGATTCAACGCAGTCGAACCGTTTGCAAACGAATTCCCTGACAGATTTTTTAACGTTGGTGTAGCCGAGCAGGATATGACAGGTATAGCGTGCGGATTGGCTCTGGAAGGCAATATTGCTTTTACTTATACAATAGGAAATTTTGTGAGTATTAGATGTCTTGAACAGGTGCGCAATGATGTATGTTATCACAATGTAAATGTCAAAATTATAGCAATAGGCGGCGGTGTTGCCTATGGAGCACTGGGCTCCTCTCATCATTGTGAACAGGATCTGGCGATTATGAGGTCATTGCCAAACTTAATAGTTCTCTCTCCTGGAGATGCTGTTGAAACAAGACTTCTAACGCGTGCAATAGCAGCACATAACGGGCCATGCTACATGAGAGTCGGAAGGGGTAAAGAACTTGTAGTTCATAAAAGTGACCCGGACCTAGAGATTGGTAAAGCAATTACTATGCGAGAGGGAAACGACTTAACATTAATTTCAACAGGAGATATGCTGCCCTATGTTATGGATGCTTCTGAGTCCTTAGAACAAAACAGAATTAATGCACGTGTCTTAAGTATGCATACAATTAAACCTTTAGATAAGGAAGCCATAATATCTGCTGCACGCCAGACAGGCGCTATTATAACAATAGAGGAACACAATATACTGGGTGGCTTGGGGGGCGCAGTGGCAGAAATTCTGGTTGAATCAGATTGTCATAAAGTCCCTTTCAAAAGGATGGGTTTAAATGATGCATTCTGCAAGAAAATTGGTTGCCAGAAATACCTGAGGAAGGAATATGGCTTATCAGTTGAGGATATTGTAAATACAGCAACATCAGTTACTGGTAAAAAACAATAAGGAGAGAGGAAGATGGCATATTCAGGGGTTCTGGAAGATATAAAAATATGTGTTGATCTAGGTATTCCAAAAAAAGTCCCGATTTTTGCTCTGGCAGAACTTTTTAATGTGCGAATGGCTGGAATGACCTATGAAGAGTATACCTACAATGTTGATAAGCTCGTTAAGTGCGAAGTAGAAGCTGTAAAACGATTTGATTATGATTGGGTCTATCTTAATCCGGATGATAATATGGAATTCGAGCCCCTTGGAATAAAGACAAAGGGAGAGGAAAATGTTCCCTTAGGTGCATATGAATTTTTACCTGCTTCATGGGATACACTTAAAACTTTAAAGCTCCCTGATTTCCAGCGCGATGGAAGAATGCCGGCTTTTCTTGAGGCAATAAGCAGGATTAAAGAAGAGTTAAAAGATACCATTTGTCTTTGCGGCCGGGTAGCTGCTCCATTCAGTTCAGTAGCATTATTATATGGAGTAGAGAAGGCGTTGATGCTTCTCTTTGAGGACTCCGAATTGTTTAAAAAAACGGCAGATTTCTTTTTGGAACTT from bacterium includes the following:
- a CDS encoding dihydrodipicolinate reductase, which produces MDTIKIIQIGLGPLGQKITKYILKRRGLEIAGAVDSAPDKVGKDLGEICSIDKLGIQISKSLDIAMGNSKPDVALLTTVSDMERITPQIEEILSYRIPVVSTCEELSFPWETSPELAKRIDEAAKSHNVSVLGTGVNPGFLMDFLPIAMTGVCQDVKSIKVSRIQDASFRRIPFQKKIGAGLTLEEFEEKRKSGTLRHVGLTESMHMIASKMGWKLSRTEDILTPVVAEHDIKTDVMKISEGMARGVQQIGKGYVNGEQLITLEFRAAIGEKNSHDTIQIKGTPDINSTIEGGVNGDIATCAVTINAIKSILNTAPGLRTMADVPVVSFFDSLEGIS
- a CDS encoding polysaccharide deacetylase family protein yields the protein MICLTGDIHHGSLNTNEQKYIEITDDSEVKISCRYLKLLEKYGIKATFYVTGKTLDEEWEDFKPIADSELVEIGGHTYGGLPISNLYRAWCKITGKAPVSHSYTHGSCLQQKKDIQKMIDVVKTKAGKNIVSWRSHGLVFDENTYPLLAEMGVQMISDDPSWNKIYAEKTKEGLISHPMNVIMDHDHIYHAHRTKEYVDNMKENWPWPDDSTADSYTIEEWGRMVEKQVLDIEKKGGIATVLMHPICMYTSDNFKTAEKLFKIFSKYKTIWAREIPEYLK
- a CDS encoding uroporphyrinogen decarboxylase family protein — translated: MTSRERVKKVLNFEVPDRPAIDLGSTRMTGISAWIYRELKRRLGIKSDEVKVFDLSQMLAEVELQVLDRLRCDFVMLPMQSLKFELKYGDWKDYTFWDGQTFKVPSEFNPRVTEEGTLLIGDTPNWKKETRRMPKGCRYLDRIEYPDIKTVDFDISHIDKKDWVFSKPLSGEFLKTEENNAKILKQSTDKAIVSSGGISGAWGMPAGYGGVIGWGIKMALDPNHAKEYMMAEAEALSKRIKLYLEAVGNYIDIIVVSGTDFGAQKKEQFNPELFKEFFVPAWKIVTDTIHKFDDIKIFIHSCGCVKDLIPYFIDAGVDIYNPVQWSADNMDREELKKEFGNKIVFWGGAVNTQKTFPFGTPDEVRKEVRETINILGRDGGYVVNPVHNIQADVPVENIIALYETAKNYRYG
- a CDS encoding transketolase, which produces MNSDKIEDYKKLATQIRVDVLKMIYKAKSAHIGASFSMADILAVLYGGIMKVNPSDPKWEDRDRYIQSKGHAAAGLYAVLAEKGFFPRDWLETYYQDGGHLMGHVWHKVPGVDVSSGALGHGLSMACGMAINGKYKKKQYRVFVMLSDGECDEGSVWEAIMFAPQHKLDNLVAIVDYNKLQALGTVKDVLDLAPLADKWRAFNWSVKEVDGHNYKEIDDALSSAPFEQGKPSCIIANTVKGKGVSYMENKVEWHYKSPDEEQLKQAFSELGVTE
- a CDS encoding transketolase C-terminal domain-containing protein; amino-acid sequence: MRPAFNKTLVELAREDERIFLVLADIGFNAVEPFANEFPDRFFNVGVAEQDMTGIACGLALEGNIAFTYTIGNFVSIRCLEQVRNDVCYHNVNVKIIAIGGGVAYGALGSSHHCEQDLAIMRSLPNLIVLSPGDAVETRLLTRAIAAHNGPCYMRVGRGKELVVHKSDPDLEIGKAITMREGNDLTLISTGDMLPYVMDASESLEQNRINARVLSMHTIKPLDKEAIISAARQTGAIITIEEHNILGGLGGAVAEILVESDCHKVPFKRMGLNDAFCKKIGCQKYLRKEYGLSVEDIVNTATSVTGKKQ
- a CDS encoding uroporphyrinogen decarboxylase family protein codes for the protein MAYSGVLEDIKICVDLGIPKKVPIFALAELFNVRMAGMTYEEYTYNVDKLVKCEVEAVKRFDYDWVYLNPDDNMEFEPLGIKTKGEENVPLGAYEFLPASWDTLKTLKLPDFQRDGRMPAFLEAISRIKEELKDTICLCGRVAAPFSSVALLYGVEKALMLLFEDSELFKKTADFFLELMSEWGKAQIQAGADAIWVGDCVASSGFISPKHYSAFAAEGALKLNRALKKEGAVIFYHAGESSLPHLELMADTYPDALSIGGGIDIREAKETVGKRVCLLGNIHGIKTLQRGSSEYVEKETIRIMESGKKNGGYIFNSEEGIAYQTPEQNIRIMMQTAKKYGSYK